Below is a genomic region from Melanotaenia boesemani isolate fMelBoe1 chromosome 19, fMelBoe1.pri, whole genome shotgun sequence.
AACAACATTACCACTTAAAAAAAGGGTCCAATATGAGCACACTTCGAACAAACACAGAAGAgatttaaactgatttttttttctttattcatatGTAATTCTGaggaaaaagactttaaaaatatgcatttcttGAACTGCAGGCGCCATGCTGACTTTAGTTAATTTAATCTGAAGTTTGCAGTTAAAGaaagttattctgttttactttttataacagaaacatgtttaagTTGAAAATAATGCAGCCTGCTTGAAAGAGGCTTTACaggaaatgtaaacaaacagggTAGAGAAAGCTAACGAGCTAGCCGAGTATTAACTAAACTATGCCCGCTGAGGACTTGACCTGCACATTAGTTCTCAGTTGTCACGTGAGATCTAATCAGTATAGAGATGTGCGCGAGCCACGTTTGAGCTGTGCTGATTCTGACAGACGCTGACAGCTGGTGGGTTCGCTAGGCCGCAGCGATCATCAGGCGTATCTTTGTCCTGCTCCACTCAACATTAATCCGCCGCTCATATGAACCTTTCCCAGTTCCCACCCCAAacactcacccacacacaccgCTAACTGCCCTCGATGCTCCCACCTCCCCAAACAAACTAAAGAGGCTCTTTTTCCTGTGAAAACATCCTCAGAAGTGACGTCGCTTTGGGGCAAAGATGGGGGGAAAGGCTACAAGCTGTTTGCGGGCTGCGTTACTATTTCAGGCCGGGGTTGGATTTCGAAAGATCCGCCATTTTTACCTCGTCATCAACTCAGTTAGCTCTCCGGCTAACGCTGAGCTGGATATGGGAGGGTATTAAATATCATTACCATTCCACTTAGACAATTAACAGGGAAGATACGTCCTGAAACAAAACCACTGCACGAGAGCTGGAAATGAGGTTGTAAACTCAGTGTGACATGCAAGTAAACTCTTTCAGGATACTCTGGAAACGTTAGCAATGCTAGCTTTCAATAATTCCTGCTGTCACTTGGGATAttaatgcacatttttacatgtaTCCCAACAACTTAAATTAATGCAATTTAAAACTATAATTTACCAAAACGGCCTCTTCTGCACGAGCTTTGAtgaataaatggtaaatgtacCGATGTTTAATTAATAATACATTAATTTAAAGTCCTGCTTTTGATTAAGTCCCTTCAAGTCGAGGCCTGTGTATattcagaaaaatgtaaaaatccatAACGTCATGAGCTGTAAAGCTCAGAAAGATGTAAACAGCTAACAGCAAGAAAAACTAATCACTTGCGTCCTGAAATTCTTTGACAGCACAAAAAGGACAGTCGTGAGGAATTCCGTCAAAACAAGTCTTTGTCCAGCTAAAGTAAGGTCTTACTTTTCAGTTAAGAACACTTAGCAAGACACTTACTtagtttactttaaaatattgCAGTGCCGAATCTTATGCCAAATTTTTGTTTATGTCAAATCAGTCCCAGCTTACAGAACACTGTATATAATTAGTTTAAAGAGAGACCTTTTTcgtatcatcaccatcatctgcAGCAGTCTCATCAAGCCAGCCCAGCGGGTAGGACAACTGTACTAGCAAAGTTGCTGAGCTTGCTAACCCAAGCTAGCTAGCACAACATTATATCTCAACACTAAACACATTCCTAACTGTGCGACTTTCTACCTGATACCGTGTAATGAAGTACAGACAAGGCCGATATACAGTCGAGCTTACCCAAGATTTTAACGCTGAGCAGCGTTCCCAGATAAAGCGAGAAAAGGAAAGCGATTGTTCAAAATACCGCGCCGAGCGCCATTCCTCCCTGACATTTCACAGGCCGACCACGCCCTCTGCACCCTACGTCACTGTGACGGAGCGCTAAAAGGTACAGCACACAGTTTCCTGCAGCGTTGCCtagaaacaataataacaaataatcaaaagtattaaaaccttgcaataaaacaaaaatgtgttgtttatttatattttcaggatttatttacATCGGAATTAAACAACAGTGAAACGAATTGTGCTCACCCGACGGTACAAATACAAAAGATGAAATTACAAAGACTTGGTCATTTTAACCTGGAGATTTTATAACAATCTACTgaagttatttaatttaattttattatttaaatatttgttgtaaTTCTGCAGAGCTTTTGTTAaagtatatttaattaaaaaaaagtttatgatCCACACCCACAGCACaaggaaagtttttttctttgtttctcacTACCACATTTTTAATAGAGCTGTGTAAATTCAAGCTGCATTTAaagcttgtgtttgtttaaattaaatggacaCATTTAGTATATTTTCATGACAGTACATGGTTTACATTTAGTGccttaatataataaaataaatgttagacGGCACAAgtcttttaaagatttatttagtgtttcttgtgtaatttatttcacaaaaccaGAAAAGCTAAAAAATATTCCATTACCTCATTTGATTCAAATACTTTTAAGAATGTCATATGTGCGAATGTCAGAtctgttttcttgtatttttgttttctctttttttctcttttttatttgtgtaaataataaaaaaaacacctgactTAAAAAATTAGGTGGACTTAGAagattatctatctatctatctatctatctatctatctatctatctatctatctatctatctatctatctatctatctatctatctatctatctatctacttacctgtctgtctgtcgttgtttgttgttgtttggttgtttgtttattcGCTAAATTATTCCGTTCATCGCTCAGCGTGCGCGCTCCCGCTACCGATTGCGTCCCCTCGTTGTTTAGAACGCGCTTCGGGGGACGGAAGACAAGACTCGATCTCACTGGTCGAGGAAACCGGTGTTGTTGACACTTCGACAATGGCGGCCGAAGTGAGACAGGAGCTTGCACAGCTGATGAATTCAAGCGGATCGCACAAAGATCTTGCTGCTAAGTATGTAGCGCTGATTCTGATGATTATTAGCTGTTCATAAAAATCGCACACGGTTCCTGTTCAGAACGTAGATGCTGCAGTAACTGTTAGCTAGCAGCCTGATAGCTGCGATAGGgcaagctaacgttagcttccTAGCTTTATTAGCCACATTCCGTCCATATGGCCGGCTGGACGTCACAGacattcagttttaattataaCATTGTTATTGCTGTTGTAACTattagttaaagaaaaataaagccacagAGGAAACCCAATGCTGAAGTTAGATGTTTTGCTAGCTAATATGGAAGGTAACGTGCTAGCTTCTCTGCTGCTGTGCAAAACGGCTCTAAGCTTGTGTTGTGATACTGTAGCTGTTATAGTATTCTCATCACAATCAGTCTGACCAATCTGCTTGTGCGCGTGCTAAACACTCACGTAGGACGTAAACATGCAGTTTTATGCACTCCataaaaatatctgtaataaaTTGTACTGACGTGAAGCTACTTTTAACCTAATTGATTAATATGTGTTAACTATTCTGTCCTGCAAATCGGATAAATGTTTAAGGATACACGCTTGAGAAAATCTGTATATGAGCAAATTTTGTAaaagaactttgtttttttctgcatgaaCCTCTATAAGAGCAGAAAGTGTTGGACTTTCAGTAGCACACAGTCCTTGTAGCTAAAACGTTGCGTGGTTGGTCCAGTGCAGAGCTGCACAGAGTGGAGGTCCATTTAACCAGTAAAACAGTGAAAGCATGGCCTCAGCAACACAGTTAAGGGACAAACTTTCAAATGATGGGTGGGTTCTGTGGGTCTTCATCAGCCATCACCAGTTTCAGTCAGTAGAGACAGCCAGCCAGAATGAAGCCATTTTTTTAGAAAAGGATTTTGAGAGACTCATTCACgcttttataaaaacaaggtTGGACTATTGTAGCGCTCTGTATGTAGGGGTTAGCCAAGCTGCTTGCTCTCACCTGCAGATGGtccaaaatgcagctgctcGCTTGTTGATGGGCACCTGTAAGTCGGAGCACATCTCACATGTTCTGGCTTCACTTTACTGGCTTCCTGTTGGTTGTAGAGTCCATTATAAAGTTCTTCTTTTAACGTATAAATTCCTTCAGTGGTCTAGCACCACCATATTTACCTGAGCTGTTTCAGCCCTACACTTTTAAGGTCAGCTGACCAGGAGCTGCAGGTCCTTCCCGGGACGAGGCTGAGACTTAGGGGGGACCGGGCTTTTGCTGTGGCACCAGCTGCCTTCAAACATGAAATAGACTTCCTCGCTGTCTGATTTTAAATTCTTCCTAAAACCACTTACTTTCTTTGGCCTTTAACACCAGTCAAGGTGatgcttttatgttgtttaagGTTTTATTGTCTTTGGTCATTTTATACTTTCTTGACTGATGTTTTTTGGCCTGTGTTGTAGTGCATTTATAGATTTACATATGTTGTAAatgatttgttgttgttttattgttcaggaCTTTGGTcaacagtgttgtgtttaaagtgctctataaataaattggatTGGAAATGATGAATGACCGACTTTGATCATCCTTCCATCAGTTAGAGTGAAGAAAAACCCAGGTGAGGTTACTTCAGCAGCTCTAACATGCTGGTCGGGACTGAGcagttcagcagctttttcaacAACAATGCTCAAGTTGTACATCAGAACATGTGCAGAGATGCTCCAGAGGTGTCTGAAAGCAGCTGTTAAGGATGTTATGAGTTGTAGTAAAAAGATGTCTGCTTCCTGTGGATGTGGGACAGATGCCTTGCACCAATATTTCCAGATGTTAAATCTCCCGCATGTATCTCCTGCTGTGAAGTGATTATGTGAACAAAGATCACAAACCAGCTTACCAgcattatttcattatttatatctTTCCCTGTGCGTTTAACATTTCTAAAGTTTGTCCCAGGAAAGGTGGTTTCTAATCCGTGAACTCTGTTGCAGATATCGACAGATTTTGGAGAAGGCCATTCAGTTTACAGACGCAGATCAGCTGGAGTCCTTGAAGGCCTTTGTTGAAGCAAGTACGCAGCGGCTGCATCCCCATTGTACACAGCTGGTGTGTTTGGGTGTCACCACTCTGTcttatagatttttattttattttgctacaGTGGTCAATGAAAATGTCAGTCTGGTCATCTCAAGACAACTGCTGACTGATTTCTGCACACACCTGCCCAACCTGCCCGACGCCACAGCTAAAGCGGTGTATCACTTCACCTTGGAAAAGATTCAGCCGAGGGTCATCTCCTTTGAGGAGCAGGTAGACGCTTTCTGACTCCCACAGCTCTGATTCTGATTTGTTTATCATCATTTGGTAAATTACAGGTGAAGAGTCAGCactactgtgtgtatgtgaatgaTGTTCTTCCTCAGGTGGCCTCAATCAGACAGCACTTAGCAACCATTTATGAAAAGGAGGGAGACTGGAGGAATGCTGCCCAGGTTTTAGTTGGCATTCCCCTGGAAACAGGCCAGAAGTAAGTCAGCGTTTTCCACACTtatgttttcctcttttaagATGTTTACATCTCTAAAAAGCCTTTTGTTTGGCCCTTTAGGCAATACAATGTTGACTATAAGTTGGATACATACCTGAAAATAGCCCGACTCTACTTAGAAGATGATGACCCTGTTCAGGCAGAAGCCTACATCAACAGAGCCTCTCTGCTTCAGAACGAGTCCTCCAACGAACAGCTGCAGATACATTACAAGGTGACGGATCCACAGCGTCTCTGTGGACAGAATGGAAATGTTTGACTCTGTATGTTGTGTTAAGTGCTTGATGCTGCTCTTCGTTGTAGGTGTGCTATGCCAGGGTGCTAGATTTCAGGAGGAAGTTCATTGAAGCAGCACAAAGATACAACGAGCTGTCTTATAAGTCAATTGTCCATGAAAGCGAGCGTCTGGAAGCACTGAAACATGCCCTGAACTGCACCATACTGGCCTCTGCAGGTACCAGCTGGAGATGTGcacattttcagacatttaGATGGTGGAAAAGCTCAACTTGCTGTTTTATTCCTCTCCTTATTCCACAAATGACTGGATTTATTTCAGGACAGCAGCGCTCCCGTATGTTGGCCACTCTCTTTAAGGATGAGCGCTGTCAGCAGCTGGCTGCTTACGGTATTCTGGAGAAGATGTACCTGGACCGCATCATCAGAGGAAACCAGCTGCAGGAGTTTGCTGCCATGTTGATGCCTCACCAGAAAGCCACCACAGCCGATGGTAAGAAGACGATCGCCTTCCCGCTGCAGGAGCTTCGGCTGGTGGTCCCTGTCTGCCATGCTGTGTGATGCATGGATGAAATCCCAGCTGTGGGAGGACAGACGGAGAGAAAGAGTTAATTCTGTACATAATGGCTCGTTTTAGAGACTTCAGTGACCCAGCACAGAGTCGTTATCCGTTCCAGCAGCAGTCCATCCCAGATTAGCTTGTTTACCCTGaataaatgtttagtttgaTGTATAGTAACAATTAAACAGTCATATTTGTTTCACTTATTGTAATAATCAACCACACTTCGTCCATGATTGACCCTAAAGAAGGACAGATGTTTATAAACAGCTGAACTGGAACTGGAGCGCTGACTCCAGCCATTTGTACAATGAGACATGAAGACTTTCTTTTCCCTGGTGACAGGATCCAGCATCCTGGACAGAGCTGTGATTGAACACAACCTCCTGTCTGCCAGCAAACTCTACAACAACATCACTTTTGAAGAACTCGGAGCGTTGTTGGAAATCCCTCCTGCAAAGGTGAGGAGCTGGCTGGACTAACCAGCTGACTGCATCCAGTAACCCTGGTAACAACTCCTGCTTTTCCTCACGTCTTCAGGCTGAGAAGATTGCTTCCCAGATGATCACAGAAGGACGAATGAATGGCTTCATCGACCAGATCGATGGCATCGTACACTTTGAGAGTGAGTGAAAACAACCCCGGTGTTTTTTATACTGTGCCAGAACTTACTCGTGTCTTTGGGTGACTTAAGCTCAcaatatatattgttttgtctttaacccttaaaactccaccagaTCCCTGCAAGAGCTATCTCTTATATAATCAGTAGTTTCTCAGGAACGGT
It encodes:
- the cops4 gene encoding COP9 signalosome complex subunit 4; translated protein: MAAEVRQELAQLMNSSGSHKDLAAKYRQILEKAIQFTDADQLESLKAFVEAMVNENVSLVISRQLLTDFCTHLPNLPDATAKAVYHFTLEKIQPRVISFEEQVASIRQHLATIYEKEGDWRNAAQVLVGIPLETGQKQYNVDYKLDTYLKIARLYLEDDDPVQAEAYINRASLLQNESSNEQLQIHYKVCYARVLDFRRKFIEAAQRYNELSYKSIVHESERLEALKHALNCTILASAGQQRSRMLATLFKDERCQQLAAYGILEKMYLDRIIRGNQLQEFAAMLMPHQKATTADGSSILDRAVIEHNLLSASKLYNNITFEELGALLEIPPAKAEKIASQMITEGRMNGFIDQIDGIVHFETREPLPTWDKQIQSLCFQVNNLLEKIRQAAPEWAAQAMEAQMSQ